In Vulpes lagopus strain Blue_001 chromosome 1, ASM1834538v1, whole genome shotgun sequence, a genomic segment contains:
- the TNK2 gene encoding activated CDC42 kinase 1 isoform X5: protein MQPEEGTGWLLELLSEVQLQQYFLRLRDDLNVTRLSHFEYVKNEDLEKIGMGRPGQRRLWEAVKRRKAMCKRKSWMSKVFSGKRLEAEFPPHHSQSTFRKTSPTPGGPAGEGPLQSLTCLIGEKDLHLFEKLGDGSFGVVRRGEWDAPSGKTMSVAVKCLKPDVLSQPEAMDDFIREVNAMHSLDHRNLIRLYGVVLTPPMKMVTELAPLGSLLDRLRKHQGHFLLGTLSRYAVQVAEGMGYLESKRFIHRDLAARNLLLATRDLVKIGDFGLMRALPQNDDHYVMQEHRKVPFAWCAPESLKTRTFSHASDTWMFGVTLWEMFTYGQEPWIGLNGSQILHKIDKEGERLPRPEDCPQDVYNVMVQCWAHKPEDRPTFVALRDFLLEAQPTDMRALQDFEEPDKLHIQMNDVITVIEGRAENYWWRGQNTRTLCVGPFPRNVVTSVAGLSAQDISQPLQNSFIHTGHGDSDPRHCWGFPDKIDELYLGNPMDPPDLLSVELSTPRPTQHLGRLKKPTYDPVSEDQDPLSSDFKRLGLRKPALTRGLWLAKPSARVPGTKAGRGGGGEVTLIDFGEEPIIPTPRPCAPSLAQLAMDACSLLDKTPPQSPTRALPRPLHPTPVVDWDARPLPPPPAYDDVAQDEDDFEVCSINSTLVGAGVRAGPSQGETNYAFVPEQAQLLPPLEDNLFLPPQGGSKPPNSAQTAEIFQALQQECMRQLQVPAGSLSPPPGPAPVGEDKPQVPPRVPIPPRPTRPRGELSPAPSGEEEIGRWPGPASPPRVPPREPLSPQGSRTPSPLVPPGGSPLPPRLSSSPGKTMPTTQSFASDPKYATPQVIQAPGPRAGPCILPIVRDGKKVSSTHYYLLPERPPYLERYQRFLREAQSPEEPAPLPVPLLLPPPSTPAPAAPTATVRPMPQAAPDPKANFSTNNSNPGPRPPALRAAARLPQRGCPGDGPEAGRPADKVQMLQAMVHGVTTEECQAALQSHSWSVQRAAQYLKVEQLFGLGLRPRSECHKVLEMCDWNLEQAGCHLLGSCGPAHHNSSPVLFRVFLPASATKAAAPAVDPCFFQRNKASFYFMLLPCARLCLCLSSLRSPRSPGDSISRQQASGRPLWTEGGSAAWVTLRVLSPSRFTPSPPSSCSEPQRAAAGAGGAAHLAGAESTSGQGERQCVS from the exons ATGCAGCCGGAGGAGGGCACAGGCTGGCTGCTGGAGCTGCTGTCCGAGGTGCAGCTGCAACAGTACTTCCTGCGGCTCCGCGATGACCTCAATGTTACCCGCCTGTCCCACTTTGAGTATGTCAAGAATGAGGACCTGGAGAAGATTGGCATGGGCCGGCCTG GTCAGCGGCGGTTGTGGGAGGCTGTGAAGAGGAGAAAGGCCATGTGCAAACGCAAGTCTTGGATGAGCAAG GTGTTCAGTGGAAAGCGATTGGAGGCTGAGTTCCCCCCTCATCACTCTCAGAGCACCTTCCGGAAGACCTCACCCACCCCGGGGGGCCCAGCAGGGGAGGGACCCCTACAGAGCCTCACCTGCCTCATTGGGGAAAAGGACCTGCATCTATTCGAGAAGCTAGGAGATGGCTCCTTTGGCGTGGTGCGCAGGGGCGAGTGGGACGCCCCCTCGGGGAAGACG ATGAGTGTGGCTGTGAAGTGCCTGAAGCCTGAcgtgctgagccagccagaggccATGGACGACTTCATCCGGGAGGTCAACGCCATGCACTCGCTTGACCATCGCAACCTCATTCGCCTCTATGGGGTGGTGCTCACGCCGCCCATGAAGATG GTGACGGAGCTGGCGCCGCTAGGATCGTTGTTGGACCGGCTGCGCAAGCACCAGGGCCACTTCCTCCTGGGCACTCTGAGCCGCTACGCTGTGCAGGTGGCGGAGGGCATGGGCTACCTGGAATCCAAGCGCTTTATTCACCGTGACCTGGCTGCCCGAAATCTGCTGTTGGCCACCCGTGACCTGGTCAAGATCGGGGACTTCGGGTTGATGCGTGCGCTACCCCAGAATGACGACCACTATGTCATGCAAGAGCATCGCAAGGTGCCCTTTGCCTG GTGTGCCCCTGAGAGCCTGAAGACGCGCACCTTCTCCCACGCCAGTGACACCTGGATGTTTGGAGTGACGTTGTGGGAGATGTTCACCTACGGCCAGGAGCCCTGGATCGGCCTCAATGGCAGTCAG ATTCTGCATAAGATTGACAAGGAGGGGGAGCGGCTGCCGCGGCCAGAGGACTGCCCCCAGGATGTCTACAACGTCATGGTCCAGTGCTGGGCCCACAAGCCAGAGGACAGACCCACGTTCGTGGCCCTGCGGGACTTCCTGCTGGAG gcccagcccaccGACATGCGTGCCCTTCAGGACTTTGAGGAACCTGACAAGCTGCACATCCAGATGAACGACGTCATCACCGTCATCGAGGGAAG GGCGGAGAACTACTGGTGGCGCGGCCAGAACACACGGACGCTGTGTGTGGGGCCCTTCCCTCGCAACGTGGTGACCTCCGTGGCTGGCCTGTCGGCCCAGGACATCAGTCAGCCGCTGCAGAACAGCTTCATCCACACAGGACATGGCGACAGCGACCCCCGCCACTGCTGGGGCTTCCCCGACAAGATTGACGA ACTGTACCTGGGAAACCCCATGGACCCTCCTGACCTGCTGAGCGTGGAACTGAGCACCCCCCGGCCCACCCAGCATCTAGGAAGGCTGAAAA AGCCAACCTACGATCCTGTGAGTGAGGACCAGGACCCCCTGTCCAGCGACTTCAAGAGGCTGGGCCTCCGGAAACCAGCCCTGACCCGTGGGCTGTGGCTTGCAAAGCCCTCCGCTCGGGTGCCCGGCACCAAGGCGGGTCGTGGCGGTGGGGGCGAGGTCACACTCATCGACTTTGGCGAGGAGCccatcatccccaccccccggcccTGCGCGCCCTCACTGGCCCAGCTGGCCATGGACGCCTGTTCCTTACTGGACAAGACCCCGCCGCAGAGCCCCACACgggccctgccccggcccctgcacCCCACGCCCGTGGTGGACTGGGACGCGCGCCCGCTGCCCCCGCCTCCTGCCTACGACGACGTGGCCCAGGATGAGGATGACTTCGAGGTCTGCTCCATCAACAGCACCCTGGTGGGTGCAGGGGTCCGCGCTGGGCCCAGCCAGGGCGAAACCAATTACGCCTTTGTGCCTGAGCAGGCACAGCTGCTCCCTCCCCTGGAGGACAATCTGTTCCTCCCACCCCAGGGGGGGAGCAAGCCGCCCAACTCGGCCCAGACCGCAGAGATCTTCCAGGCGCTGCAGCAGGAGTGCATGCGGCAGCTGCAGGTCCCGGCTGGCTCCCTGAGCCCTCCTCCTGGCCCGGCCCCAGTGGGTGAGGACAAGCCCCAGGTGCCGCCCCGCGTGCCCATCCCCCCGAGGCCCACCCGCCCACGGGGCGAGCTGTCTCCAGCCCCCTCAGGTGAGGAGGAGATAGGGCGGTGGCCTGgacccgcctcccctccccgggtgcctccccgggagcccctgtCCCCTCAAGGCTCACGGACCCCTAGCCCCCTGGTTCCACCCGGCGGCTCCCCGCTGCCACCTCGGCTCTCCAGCTCACCTGGGAAGACCATGCCCACCACCCAGAGCTTCGCCTCCGACCCCAAGTACGCCACACCCCAAGTGATCCAGGCACCCGGCCCGCGGGCTGGTCCCTGCATCCTGCCCATTGTCCGCGACGGCAAGAAGGTCAGCAGCACCCACTACTACCTGCTGCCCGAGCGCCCACCCTACCTGGAACGCTATCAGCGCTTCCTGCGTGAGGCTCAGAGCCCTGAAGAGCCGGCCCCCCTGCCCGtgcccctgctgctgcccccGCCCAGCACCCCAGCTCCTGCTGCCCCCACTGCCACCGTTCGACCGATGCCCCAGGCCGCCCCCGACCCCAAGGCCAACTTCTCCACCAACAACAGTAATCCGGGGCCCCGGCCACCAGCCCTGCGGGCCGCTGCTCGGCTGCCAcagaggggctgccctggggacgGGCCGGAGGCTGGACGGCCGGCAGACAAGGTCCAGATG CTGCAGGCCATGGTGCATGGGGTGACCACAGAGGAGTGCCAGGCGGCCTTGCAGAGCCACAGCTGGAGCGTGCAGAGGGCTGCACAGTATCTGAAG GTGGAGCAGCTCTTTGGGTTGGGTCTGCGGCCGCGAAGCGAGTGCCACAAAGTGCTGGAGATGTGCGACTGGAACTTGGAGCAGGCTGGCTGCCACCTGCTGGGCTCCTGCGGCCCTGCCCACCACAA CTCCTCCCCTGTGCTGTTCCGTGTTTTCCTGCCAGCGTCTGCCACCAAAGCTGCTGCCCCGGCTGTGGATCCCTGCTTCTTCCAGAGAAATAAAGCTAGTTTCTATTTTATGTTACTTCCTTGTgcccgcctgtgtctttgcctttcgaGCCTGAGGTCCCCGAGGTCCCCGGGGGACAGCATCAGTCGGCAGCAGGCCTCGGGGCGCCCCCTGTGGACAGAGGGGGGAAGTGCGGCCTGGGTGACCCTCAGGGTGCTCTCCCCTTCCCggttcacccccagccccccgagTTCTTGCTCCGAGCCCCAGAGGGCAGCTGCCGGAGCGGGTGGAGCAGCTCACTTAGCTGGAGCTGAGTCAACGTCCGGACAAGGAGAGCGTCAGTGCGTGTCTTAG
- the TNK2 gene encoding activated CDC42 kinase 1 isoform X11, with product MQPEEGTGWLLELLSEVQLQQYFLRLRDDLNVTRLSHFEYVKNEDLEKIGMGRPGQRRLWEAVKRRKAMCKRKSWMSKVFSGKRLEAEFPPHHSQSTFRKTSPTPGGPAGEGPLQSLTCLIGEKDLHLFEKLGDGSFGVVRRGEWDAPSGKTMSVAVKCLKPDVLSQPEAMDDFIREVNAMHSLDHRNLIRLYGVVLTPPMKMVTELAPLGSLLDRLRKHQGHFLLGTLSRYAVQVAEGMGYLESKRFIHRDLAARNLLLATRDLVKIGDFGLMRALPQNDDHYVMQEHRKVPFAWCAPESLKTRTFSHASDTWMFGVTLWEMFTYGQEPWIGLNGSQILHKIDKEGERLPRPEDCPQDVYNVMVQCWAHKPEDRPTFVALRDFLLEAQPTDMRALQDFEEPDKLHIQMNDVITVIEGRAENYWWRGQNTRTLCVGPFPRNVVTSVAGLSAQDISQPLQNSFIHTGHGDSDPRHCWGFPDKIDELYLGNPMDPPDLLSVELSTPRPTQHLGRLKREPPPRPPQPAIFAQSKWGRSRSLGPCPRPLSPLIPPLLEEPTYDPVSEDQDPLSSDFKRLGLRKPALTRGLWLAKPSARVPGTKAGRGGGGEVTLIDFGEEPIIPTPRPCAPSLAQLAMDACSLLDKTPPQSPTRALPRPLHPTPVVDWDARPLPPPPAYDDVAQDEDDFEVCSINSTLVGAGVRAGPSQGETNYAFVPEQAQLLPPLEDNLFLPPQGGSKPPNSAQTAEIFQALQQECMRQLQVPAGSLSPPPGPAPVGEDKPQVPPRVPIPPRPTRPRGELSPAPSGEEEIGRWPGPASPPRVPPREPLSPQGSRTPSPLVPPGGSPLPPRLSSSPGKTMPTTQSFASDPKYATPQVIQAPGPRAGPCILPIVRDGKKVSSTHYYLLPERPPYLERYQRFLREAQSPEEPAPLPVPLLLPPPSTPAPAAPTATVRPMPQAAPDPKANFSTNNSNPGPRPPALRAAARLPQRGCPGDGPEAGRPADKVQMVEQLFGLGLRPRSECHKVLEMCDWNLEQAGCHLLGSCGPAHHKR from the exons ATGCAGCCGGAGGAGGGCACAGGCTGGCTGCTGGAGCTGCTGTCCGAGGTGCAGCTGCAACAGTACTTCCTGCGGCTCCGCGATGACCTCAATGTTACCCGCCTGTCCCACTTTGAGTATGTCAAGAATGAGGACCTGGAGAAGATTGGCATGGGCCGGCCTG GTCAGCGGCGGTTGTGGGAGGCTGTGAAGAGGAGAAAGGCCATGTGCAAACGCAAGTCTTGGATGAGCAAG GTGTTCAGTGGAAAGCGATTGGAGGCTGAGTTCCCCCCTCATCACTCTCAGAGCACCTTCCGGAAGACCTCACCCACCCCGGGGGGCCCAGCAGGGGAGGGACCCCTACAGAGCCTCACCTGCCTCATTGGGGAAAAGGACCTGCATCTATTCGAGAAGCTAGGAGATGGCTCCTTTGGCGTGGTGCGCAGGGGCGAGTGGGACGCCCCCTCGGGGAAGACG ATGAGTGTGGCTGTGAAGTGCCTGAAGCCTGAcgtgctgagccagccagaggccATGGACGACTTCATCCGGGAGGTCAACGCCATGCACTCGCTTGACCATCGCAACCTCATTCGCCTCTATGGGGTGGTGCTCACGCCGCCCATGAAGATG GTGACGGAGCTGGCGCCGCTAGGATCGTTGTTGGACCGGCTGCGCAAGCACCAGGGCCACTTCCTCCTGGGCACTCTGAGCCGCTACGCTGTGCAGGTGGCGGAGGGCATGGGCTACCTGGAATCCAAGCGCTTTATTCACCGTGACCTGGCTGCCCGAAATCTGCTGTTGGCCACCCGTGACCTGGTCAAGATCGGGGACTTCGGGTTGATGCGTGCGCTACCCCAGAATGACGACCACTATGTCATGCAAGAGCATCGCAAGGTGCCCTTTGCCTG GTGTGCCCCTGAGAGCCTGAAGACGCGCACCTTCTCCCACGCCAGTGACACCTGGATGTTTGGAGTGACGTTGTGGGAGATGTTCACCTACGGCCAGGAGCCCTGGATCGGCCTCAATGGCAGTCAG ATTCTGCATAAGATTGACAAGGAGGGGGAGCGGCTGCCGCGGCCAGAGGACTGCCCCCAGGATGTCTACAACGTCATGGTCCAGTGCTGGGCCCACAAGCCAGAGGACAGACCCACGTTCGTGGCCCTGCGGGACTTCCTGCTGGAG gcccagcccaccGACATGCGTGCCCTTCAGGACTTTGAGGAACCTGACAAGCTGCACATCCAGATGAACGACGTCATCACCGTCATCGAGGGAAG GGCGGAGAACTACTGGTGGCGCGGCCAGAACACACGGACGCTGTGTGTGGGGCCCTTCCCTCGCAACGTGGTGACCTCCGTGGCTGGCCTGTCGGCCCAGGACATCAGTCAGCCGCTGCAGAACAGCTTCATCCACACAGGACATGGCGACAGCGACCCCCGCCACTGCTGGGGCTTCCCCGACAAGATTGACGA ACTGTACCTGGGAAACCCCATGGACCCTCCTGACCTGCTGAGCGTGGAACTGAGCACCCCCCGGCCCACCCAGCATCTAGGAAGGCTGAAAA GGGAGCCTCCACCTCGCCCACCTCAGCCTGCCATCTTCGCTCAGAGTAAGTGGGGCCGCTCTCGAAGCCttggcccctgcccccgccccctctctcctctcattcCTCCTCTCCTGGAAG AGCCAACCTACGATCCTGTGAGTGAGGACCAGGACCCCCTGTCCAGCGACTTCAAGAGGCTGGGCCTCCGGAAACCAGCCCTGACCCGTGGGCTGTGGCTTGCAAAGCCCTCCGCTCGGGTGCCCGGCACCAAGGCGGGTCGTGGCGGTGGGGGCGAGGTCACACTCATCGACTTTGGCGAGGAGCccatcatccccaccccccggcccTGCGCGCCCTCACTGGCCCAGCTGGCCATGGACGCCTGTTCCTTACTGGACAAGACCCCGCCGCAGAGCCCCACACgggccctgccccggcccctgcacCCCACGCCCGTGGTGGACTGGGACGCGCGCCCGCTGCCCCCGCCTCCTGCCTACGACGACGTGGCCCAGGATGAGGATGACTTCGAGGTCTGCTCCATCAACAGCACCCTGGTGGGTGCAGGGGTCCGCGCTGGGCCCAGCCAGGGCGAAACCAATTACGCCTTTGTGCCTGAGCAGGCACAGCTGCTCCCTCCCCTGGAGGACAATCTGTTCCTCCCACCCCAGGGGGGGAGCAAGCCGCCCAACTCGGCCCAGACCGCAGAGATCTTCCAGGCGCTGCAGCAGGAGTGCATGCGGCAGCTGCAGGTCCCGGCTGGCTCCCTGAGCCCTCCTCCTGGCCCGGCCCCAGTGGGTGAGGACAAGCCCCAGGTGCCGCCCCGCGTGCCCATCCCCCCGAGGCCCACCCGCCCACGGGGCGAGCTGTCTCCAGCCCCCTCAGGTGAGGAGGAGATAGGGCGGTGGCCTGgacccgcctcccctccccgggtgcctccccgggagcccctgtCCCCTCAAGGCTCACGGACCCCTAGCCCCCTGGTTCCACCCGGCGGCTCCCCGCTGCCACCTCGGCTCTCCAGCTCACCTGGGAAGACCATGCCCACCACCCAGAGCTTCGCCTCCGACCCCAAGTACGCCACACCCCAAGTGATCCAGGCACCCGGCCCGCGGGCTGGTCCCTGCATCCTGCCCATTGTCCGCGACGGCAAGAAGGTCAGCAGCACCCACTACTACCTGCTGCCCGAGCGCCCACCCTACCTGGAACGCTATCAGCGCTTCCTGCGTGAGGCTCAGAGCCCTGAAGAGCCGGCCCCCCTGCCCGtgcccctgctgctgcccccGCCCAGCACCCCAGCTCCTGCTGCCCCCACTGCCACCGTTCGACCGATGCCCCAGGCCGCCCCCGACCCCAAGGCCAACTTCTCCACCAACAACAGTAATCCGGGGCCCCGGCCACCAGCCCTGCGGGCCGCTGCTCGGCTGCCAcagaggggctgccctggggacgGGCCGGAGGCTGGACGGCCGGCAGACAAGGTCCAGATG GTGGAGCAGCTCTTTGGGTTGGGTCTGCGGCCGCGAAGCGAGTGCCACAAAGTGCTGGAGATGTGCGACTGGAACTTGGAGCAGGCTGGCTGCCACCTGCTGGGCTCCTGCGGCCCTGCCCACCACAA GCGCTGA
- the TNK2 gene encoding activated CDC42 kinase 1 isoform X2, producing the protein MQPEEGTGWLLELLSEVQLQQYFLRLRDDLNVTRLSHFEYVKNEDLEKIGMGRPGQRRLWEAVKRRKAMCKRKSWMSKVFSGKRLEAEFPPHHSQSTFRKTSPTPGGPAGEGPLQSLTCLIGEKDLHLFEKLGDGSFGVVRRGEWDAPSGKTMSVAVKCLKPDVLSQPEAMDDFIREVNAMHSLDHRNLIRLYGVVLTPPMKMVTELAPLGSLLDRLRKHQGHFLLGTLSRYAVQVAEGMGYLESKRFIHRDLAARNLLLATRDLVKIGDFGLMRALPQNDDHYVMQEHRKVPFAWCAPESLKTRTFSHASDTWMFGVTLWEMFTYGQEPWIGLNGSQILHKIDKEGERLPRPEDCPQDVYNVMVQCWAHKPEDRPTFVALRDFLLEAQPTDMRALQDFEEPDKLHIQMNDVITVIEGRAENYWWRGQNTRTLCVGPFPRNVVTSVAGLSAQDISQPLQNSFIHTGHGDSDPRHCWGFPDKIDELYLGNPMDPPDLLSVELSTPRPTQHLGRLKREPPPRPPQPAIFAQKPTYDPVSEDQDPLSSDFKRLGLRKPALTRGLWLAKPSARVPGTKAGRGGGGEVTLIDFGEEPIIPTPRPCAPSLAQLAMDACSLLDKTPPQSPTRALPRPLHPTPVVDWDARPLPPPPAYDDVAQDEDDFEVCSINSTLVGAGVRAGPSQGETNYAFVPEQAQLLPPLEDNLFLPPQGGSKPPNSAQTAEIFQALQQECMRQLQVPAGSLSPPPGPAPVGEDKPQVPPRVPIPPRPTRPRGELSPAPSGEEEIGRWPGPASPPRVPPREPLSPQGSRTPSPLVPPGGSPLPPRLSSSPGKTMPTTQSFASDPKYATPQVIQAPGPRAGPCILPIVRDGKKVSSTHYYLLPERPPYLERYQRFLREAQSPEEPAPLPVPLLLPPPSTPAPAAPTATVRPMPQAAPDPKANFSTNNSNPGPRPPALRAAARLPQRGCPGDGPEAGRPADKVQMLQAMVHGVTTEECQAALQSHSWSVQRAAQYLKVEQLFGLGLRPRSECHKVLEMCDWNLEQAGCHLLGSCGPAHHNSSPVLFRVFLPASATKAAAPAVDPCFFQRNKASFYFMLLPCARLCLCLSSLRSPRSPGDSISRQQASGRPLWTEGGSAAWVTLRVLSPSRFTPSPPSSCSEPQRAAAGAGGAAHLAGAESTSGQGERQCVS; encoded by the exons ATGCAGCCGGAGGAGGGCACAGGCTGGCTGCTGGAGCTGCTGTCCGAGGTGCAGCTGCAACAGTACTTCCTGCGGCTCCGCGATGACCTCAATGTTACCCGCCTGTCCCACTTTGAGTATGTCAAGAATGAGGACCTGGAGAAGATTGGCATGGGCCGGCCTG GTCAGCGGCGGTTGTGGGAGGCTGTGAAGAGGAGAAAGGCCATGTGCAAACGCAAGTCTTGGATGAGCAAG GTGTTCAGTGGAAAGCGATTGGAGGCTGAGTTCCCCCCTCATCACTCTCAGAGCACCTTCCGGAAGACCTCACCCACCCCGGGGGGCCCAGCAGGGGAGGGACCCCTACAGAGCCTCACCTGCCTCATTGGGGAAAAGGACCTGCATCTATTCGAGAAGCTAGGAGATGGCTCCTTTGGCGTGGTGCGCAGGGGCGAGTGGGACGCCCCCTCGGGGAAGACG ATGAGTGTGGCTGTGAAGTGCCTGAAGCCTGAcgtgctgagccagccagaggccATGGACGACTTCATCCGGGAGGTCAACGCCATGCACTCGCTTGACCATCGCAACCTCATTCGCCTCTATGGGGTGGTGCTCACGCCGCCCATGAAGATG GTGACGGAGCTGGCGCCGCTAGGATCGTTGTTGGACCGGCTGCGCAAGCACCAGGGCCACTTCCTCCTGGGCACTCTGAGCCGCTACGCTGTGCAGGTGGCGGAGGGCATGGGCTACCTGGAATCCAAGCGCTTTATTCACCGTGACCTGGCTGCCCGAAATCTGCTGTTGGCCACCCGTGACCTGGTCAAGATCGGGGACTTCGGGTTGATGCGTGCGCTACCCCAGAATGACGACCACTATGTCATGCAAGAGCATCGCAAGGTGCCCTTTGCCTG GTGTGCCCCTGAGAGCCTGAAGACGCGCACCTTCTCCCACGCCAGTGACACCTGGATGTTTGGAGTGACGTTGTGGGAGATGTTCACCTACGGCCAGGAGCCCTGGATCGGCCTCAATGGCAGTCAG ATTCTGCATAAGATTGACAAGGAGGGGGAGCGGCTGCCGCGGCCAGAGGACTGCCCCCAGGATGTCTACAACGTCATGGTCCAGTGCTGGGCCCACAAGCCAGAGGACAGACCCACGTTCGTGGCCCTGCGGGACTTCCTGCTGGAG gcccagcccaccGACATGCGTGCCCTTCAGGACTTTGAGGAACCTGACAAGCTGCACATCCAGATGAACGACGTCATCACCGTCATCGAGGGAAG GGCGGAGAACTACTGGTGGCGCGGCCAGAACACACGGACGCTGTGTGTGGGGCCCTTCCCTCGCAACGTGGTGACCTCCGTGGCTGGCCTGTCGGCCCAGGACATCAGTCAGCCGCTGCAGAACAGCTTCATCCACACAGGACATGGCGACAGCGACCCCCGCCACTGCTGGGGCTTCCCCGACAAGATTGACGA ACTGTACCTGGGAAACCCCATGGACCCTCCTGACCTGCTGAGCGTGGAACTGAGCACCCCCCGGCCCACCCAGCATCTAGGAAGGCTGAAAA GGGAGCCTCCACCTCGCCCACCTCAGCCTGCCATCTTCGCTCAGA AGCCAACCTACGATCCTGTGAGTGAGGACCAGGACCCCCTGTCCAGCGACTTCAAGAGGCTGGGCCTCCGGAAACCAGCCCTGACCCGTGGGCTGTGGCTTGCAAAGCCCTCCGCTCGGGTGCCCGGCACCAAGGCGGGTCGTGGCGGTGGGGGCGAGGTCACACTCATCGACTTTGGCGAGGAGCccatcatccccaccccccggcccTGCGCGCCCTCACTGGCCCAGCTGGCCATGGACGCCTGTTCCTTACTGGACAAGACCCCGCCGCAGAGCCCCACACgggccctgccccggcccctgcacCCCACGCCCGTGGTGGACTGGGACGCGCGCCCGCTGCCCCCGCCTCCTGCCTACGACGACGTGGCCCAGGATGAGGATGACTTCGAGGTCTGCTCCATCAACAGCACCCTGGTGGGTGCAGGGGTCCGCGCTGGGCCCAGCCAGGGCGAAACCAATTACGCCTTTGTGCCTGAGCAGGCACAGCTGCTCCCTCCCCTGGAGGACAATCTGTTCCTCCCACCCCAGGGGGGGAGCAAGCCGCCCAACTCGGCCCAGACCGCAGAGATCTTCCAGGCGCTGCAGCAGGAGTGCATGCGGCAGCTGCAGGTCCCGGCTGGCTCCCTGAGCCCTCCTCCTGGCCCGGCCCCAGTGGGTGAGGACAAGCCCCAGGTGCCGCCCCGCGTGCCCATCCCCCCGAGGCCCACCCGCCCACGGGGCGAGCTGTCTCCAGCCCCCTCAGGTGAGGAGGAGATAGGGCGGTGGCCTGgacccgcctcccctccccgggtgcctccccgggagcccctgtCCCCTCAAGGCTCACGGACCCCTAGCCCCCTGGTTCCACCCGGCGGCTCCCCGCTGCCACCTCGGCTCTCCAGCTCACCTGGGAAGACCATGCCCACCACCCAGAGCTTCGCCTCCGACCCCAAGTACGCCACACCCCAAGTGATCCAGGCACCCGGCCCGCGGGCTGGTCCCTGCATCCTGCCCATTGTCCGCGACGGCAAGAAGGTCAGCAGCACCCACTACTACCTGCTGCCCGAGCGCCCACCCTACCTGGAACGCTATCAGCGCTTCCTGCGTGAGGCTCAGAGCCCTGAAGAGCCGGCCCCCCTGCCCGtgcccctgctgctgcccccGCCCAGCACCCCAGCTCCTGCTGCCCCCACTGCCACCGTTCGACCGATGCCCCAGGCCGCCCCCGACCCCAAGGCCAACTTCTCCACCAACAACAGTAATCCGGGGCCCCGGCCACCAGCCCTGCGGGCCGCTGCTCGGCTGCCAcagaggggctgccctggggacgGGCCGGAGGCTGGACGGCCGGCAGACAAGGTCCAGATG CTGCAGGCCATGGTGCATGGGGTGACCACAGAGGAGTGCCAGGCGGCCTTGCAGAGCCACAGCTGGAGCGTGCAGAGGGCTGCACAGTATCTGAAG GTGGAGCAGCTCTTTGGGTTGGGTCTGCGGCCGCGAAGCGAGTGCCACAAAGTGCTGGAGATGTGCGACTGGAACTTGGAGCAGGCTGGCTGCCACCTGCTGGGCTCCTGCGGCCCTGCCCACCACAA CTCCTCCCCTGTGCTGTTCCGTGTTTTCCTGCCAGCGTCTGCCACCAAAGCTGCTGCCCCGGCTGTGGATCCCTGCTTCTTCCAGAGAAATAAAGCTAGTTTCTATTTTATGTTACTTCCTTGTgcccgcctgtgtctttgcctttcgaGCCTGAGGTCCCCGAGGTCCCCGGGGGACAGCATCAGTCGGCAGCAGGCCTCGGGGCGCCCCCTGTGGACAGAGGGGGGAAGTGCGGCCTGGGTGACCCTCAGGGTGCTCTCCCCTTCCCggttcacccccagccccccgagTTCTTGCTCCGAGCCCCAGAGGGCAGCTGCCGGAGCGGGTGGAGCAGCTCACTTAGCTGGAGCTGAGTCAACGTCCGGACAAGGAGAGCGTCAGTGCGTGTCTTAG